The sequence GGCCCCGACCACCCGGAGGGTCGGCCATTGGCGCAGCCGCAGGCACGCCCACAGCGGTAGGATCACGCAGTAGGCCTGCGTCAGGAAGGCGGAGGTGGAGGCGGCCGTGTAGGCCAGCCCATCCGCCTGCACCGCCATGCCAAAGCCGCCCCACAGCGCGAGCAGCAGCCCTTGGCGGAGTTCCCGGCGGGTCGGCCGCACGCGGTGGAGCAGCGGCAGCAGGATCAGCGCGCCCAGCCCGAACCGCCCGACCTGCATCCAGGCCGCGAGGAAGGCGCTCGAAGCCTCCGGAATGCGGAGCGTCTGCTCATAGTGCAGCGCCTTCACCACGGGGAAACTCAGGCCCCACAGCGCGCAGGCGACGATCAGGAACAAAACGGGCATCTCGGCCCGAAGGTAGGCCTGCCGGGGAATGCTGGCCAGCAACATCCGGAAGCCCGCCGCCTTCCCCCGACCCGCTGTCTGTCATGAGCACCGGGCCGGAGGGTTTCGGCGGGTCACTCGACCTGCGTGGGTGGAACTACCGGGAACCGCCGGGATCGCCAATTCCCCAAAACTAGGGGGTATCCCGGCCATCTCCCACCCGGAAGCGGGCAAGCAGTTCCGGCGTGGAGCGCACGCCAAAGTGGGAGAACAGCGTCTTGATGTAGTCGTTCACCGTGTGCACGGAGAGCGTGAGATCCGCGGCGATCTGCTTTCGCGAGCGGCCATGCAGGAGGTGCGAGAACACCATCCGGCAGCGAGGGGAAAGGGCCGGCAGCGACCGGGATTCCTCCACCGGCAGCCCCTCGATGTGCAGCCAATCGACCTCCGAGAGCAAGATATGCGCAATCTTCGATTCGCGCTGGGTGAACGCCGGCTGATCCAGTTTCCGATAGATGCCCACCGAACTCATCGCCCCGCGTTCCAGCGGGCGGAACGAGAGGATCAGCGGGCCGAGCCCGGCGTCTTCCCATAACTGGCCGACCGACGAGCCGCGGAAGCGCTCGTCCGAGACGATCTGTTGGCGATGGCGGGTCAGGTGGCCGCCACCGGCCTCCAACTCCAGAATGAAGGGCATGGTCATTTCGCCGCTTTCCGGATGCTCCACCGCCATCAGATAGGGTGGCAACTGGTCCGGGCGGAGACCACCCGTCTGGTGATAGAGATAGACCGGCTGCTGCCCGGGGATCTGGGAGGGTGCGGCGGCCCAGACCCAGGCCTGGGCCTCGATCATGCGGCACAGCCCTTCCATCAGGCGCTCGCGCTTGCGGTTCACCGGCCCTTGATCCGTCGCCACTTCCGCCAGCAGACGGACAATGGCACGCACATCCCCGTCGTCCAGCGGTAGATCCGGGTTTTCAGGATGTGAGGATGTATCCACGGGCGGGACCGTGTGCTAAGGATCAATGTTTGGGGAAATGTTTTTGTGCATGTGATGACAACTTTTTTCGGTCTGCGCTGGAGGTGGTTTTCTGAATAGCTTGGGGATTGGGTTGTGATGTTGATTTTCAGTTTGTTGTGGTTGTTTATTGGTAATCCAATAGTTACCGATCATAGGCAATTGAATAGGTAAAACAGCGATTACGGGAGATGCATGCTGCATCTAATATTACTCATCGCGGTTACGGTATTGCCAAGTCAGGTGATAACACCTAGCCTTTGGGGAGAGTGGAGATGAGCGGTACGAAGACCAGATTGCGGGCAGGCTTGAAGGAGCAGGGAAAGGCGATTGCCGGTGCCCGCAAGCCGCTGGCCCTCGGCCATCCGGTGCGCTGGGCCCTGATTCGGGAAATCGCCACCCATGGGGCGCTGCCGGTGAAGGAGCTGGCGCTGCGCCTCGGTGTGGACCGGCCGGCTCTTTCGAGCCATCTACCGCAGTTGCTGGAATGCGGAATCGTGGACGTGTTTCCTGATCCAGGTGGCGACGCGCGTCGCCGCTGCATCGGCCTCGCCGCCACGGCGGTCTGCCATCAGAACGGCCACGGCCTGGAAGTGGACTTCGGCGAAATGGTGGTGCGCTTCGGAGAGAAGGAGGGGTGAGGTTCCTGCCCCGTCATGTCACGGTGTTCCGATTCCTTCGTCGCCGTGCCACTTCAAGGAAGGCGATCCCTGCGAGAAATAACGTGGTGATCAGCCAATGGGGTACGAACAACGAAGCCCAATTGGAGCCCAATTGAACTGAGCAACCTCCCAACCATGGAAAGCCGGTCATGTGGCGTGAGACGATCGTGTCTTGGTCCCAAGTGAGATCGTCTTCGGGCAAGCAACGGCTGGTTCCTGCCCTCCAAGCACTCGGTGGAAGCGACAACATCTTCGCGTAAAAGCGGCAGTCCACCTGTCCGATTGTGAGATGGGTTCGGCCGATTTGCATCCACGCACACGAATCCATCCGGATGGAGTCCCACCAGCTTCCGAGCAGGCAAGCGAGGACCACCAGAAGTAAGAGACCATGGCGGGATTGATGAGGCTGGAGCACGTGGTCAGTCCTCCCAGGCCGGTGCGGCCTCGGTCTTGGCCTCGGCAAGGACATCGAGGGTGCCGTGTTCCGCGCACCATTTCTCGATGTAGGACCAGTCGAGGGCGGTTCCTTGGACTTGCAGCACCGCGACGGCATCCGCGAAGTCCTTGGGGCGCTTTGCGCCGTTGGCCCAGCGCAGCTTCTGAACGATCACGTCCTCGGCGGTGGGTAGCCAGACGCTTGATCCGGGGAAGATTTCGATGAAACGACGGCGTTCGAAGCGCGACTGGTCGTGGGCGTCATTGCTGAGATGGAACAGCTCGATCTGAAACAGGCTGTCCTTCACCCGGAGAAGTTCCTTGCGGGTGGATGTCACCATTTCGAAGCCCATCTGCTCTTCCATCACGATATGAGGAGGGAGCACGCCCGGTAGCTGTGCCCAGCCCGAGGAGGGAAGGTGGAGAACGAGATCCGCGTCCTTGGTGGATCGAGGAACGCCATAGAAATTCGACGAATAGGAGCCCACCACCATATAGGGGATCGCGGCTCCGTCGAGAGCCGCGGTGAGTGCCAGCAGGGCGTCGGTGCCGCTCATGCCGAGGCCTTGTTGGCAAGGTCCAAGCGGCGGCGCAGCTCCTTCATGCGGCCAGCTTCGTCCAAGTCCGGTCGCTGGTGGGCGATGCCCGCCAGTGTCCACAGGCAGGCTTCTTCAAACAAATCGCCCCCTGCCCGGAATTTCATGCCGGGTGGCATCAGCCGGGCCTGTCGGACTTTGGCCAAGTCGGCGGCACGGGCATCGGTTGCGATAGAGATGCTCATCGATGGCAACATAGATCACCGGATGGGGGATGCAATCCCTCAGCTCCGCCAGCGCTTGGTCAGGTCGCCGTAGGCGTCGATGCGGCGGTCGCGGAAGAACGGCCAGATGCGGCGGAAGTCCTCCACCTGCTGGAGGTCCACGTCGTGGTAAAGGATCTCCTCGTTCTCGGTGGAAGCCTTGGCAACGATTTCGCCGTAGGGATTGGCTACGAACGAGCGGCCCCAGAACTCGGTGTTGTCCTGGCTGCCGGTGCGGTTGACGGCGGCGAGGTAGCAGCCGTTGGCGACGGCGTGGCCGCGCTGGACGGTTTCCCAGGCGCAGTGCTGGGCATCGCCGAGGGTTGGCTTTTCCTCCGGCAGCCAGCCGATGGCGGTGGGGTAGACGAGGAGCTGGGCGCCGCCGAGGGCCATCAGGCGGGCGGCCTCCGGATACCACTGGTCCCAGCAGATCAGCACGCCGAGCTTGCCGAACTTCGTGTCCCACACCGGCCAACCGGAGTCGCCGGGGGTGAAGTAGAATTTCTCCTCGAAGGCCGGGTCCTGCGGGATGTGGGACTTCCGGTAGAGGCCGAGCAGCGCGCCATCCGCGTCATGGATGGCGGCGGTGTTGTGGTAGAGGCCGGGTCCGCGTTTTTCGAAAAGGGAGGAGACGAGCACGATGCCCAGTTCCTTCGCCAGCGCGCCGAGACGGTCGGTCAGCGGGCCGGGCAGGGGATCGGCGAGGTCGAAGAGGGCTGGATCCTCCACCGTGCAGAAATAGGGCGTCAGGAACAGCTCCTGGGTCACCACGATGTTCGCGCCCCCCGCCGCGGCCTCGCGGATCAGCGTCTCATGGTGGGAGTAGGCTTCCTCCTTGGTCGGGAACGTCTTGGACTGGAGCAGGGCGAGGCGCGGCATGGCGGGAGAACCTGAACATGGTCACCGCGGCGATCAACGTCGAACATCGGGGCGTGAAAAATCCGCCAGCCGTGCTTGGGTTTCCCGCATGGAGAGCGATCCACCCGCCGTGAAAGCCGAGCCGCAGCCGTGTCACCTCTGCGGACAGGAGGCTGCGATCGTGATCGAGGGCGAGGCGTGGTGCGCGGGTTGCCTGCACGCCCAGGGTTCGTGCTGCGGGGAATCGGAGATGGAGTGAGTTGAGCCTTCAGGCGAGGAGGGTCTTTAGGTAGAGGAGGGCGGAGGCCTGAAGAGTTTGCTGGTTTGCAGTGTTCAGGAAGAGAGGACGGGCGGTCCAGAGCCCATTCCTCGGCCTCCAGCTCTTTCCTTTTGCGATTTTTGCGCCTCTTTGCGGCTAAAATCTCACTAGCCTCCGCCTCCCTCTAAAGACCCTCCTCGCCTGAAGGCTCAACTCCTTCAAAAAGCCGCCGTGTTCCCACGGCGGCCTTTGATTGAAAACCAGTCTGTTATCCGGTTCCCTCAATCCACCTTGATCACCGTCGCGATCGGATCGGCGAGGGTTTCCGGCAGGGTAATGGTGGTCTGGTCGCCCTCGGTTTTCAGCTCCAGGGCCTTGCCGCCGTCGAGCAGGGTGGCCTTGGCGGCCTTCACCGGCAGCACGATGGTGCCGGTGTCCGGGCGCTTGAAGACATGGAGGTAGAGGGTGGAGCCCTTCTTGGTCACGCGGCCGTCGAAGGGGACCTTCTCGAACGGGTTGGCCTTGGTGCCGTAGATTGCCTCGCCGTTCTTCTTCAGCCACGTGCCCATGGCCTCCATGCGCTCGATGCTTTCCGCGGGAATGGTGCCTTCGCCGGTGGGACCGACGTTGAGCAGGTAGTTGCCGCCCTTGCTGGCGATGTCGATGAGGTTGCGGATGAGCTTCTCGGTGGACTTCCACTTGTCGTCGTGGTCGGAGAAGCCCCAGGTGCCGTTCATGGTCATGCAAGTTTCCCAGTCGACGCTGCCGAGGCCGTTGGCGGGGATGTTGTTCTCCGGGGTGACGAAGTCGCCGTACTGCGGGTCCATGCGGTCGGTGACGTTGTGGGTGCCCATGCCGCTGAAGCCGGCCTCCGGACGGCGGTAGAGGCGGTTGTTCATGATGATGCCCGGCTGCTTGGCGCGGACCTCCTTGATCAAGTCGGCCGCGCCCCAGGCCGCGTCGCCGTCGAACTGGGTGGAGCTGTAGTCCCACCACAGCACATCCACCTGGCCATAGTGCGACATGAGTTCGTCGACCTGGCCGTGGAGGAACTGGATGTATTTCGCGTGGTCGCGCGGCCCGGTGGCCTTGGCCGCGGCCTGCTTGGGATAGGGCAGGCCCTTGGCCGCCTTGAAATCGTAGTCCGGGTGGTGCCAGTCGATGATCGAGTGGTAGAAGCCGACCTTGAGGCCCTCGGCGTGGAGGGCATCCACGATCTCCTTCACCAGATCACGGCCGGTGACGTCCTTGCCATCGTAATCGGTGAGCTTCGAATCCCCCAGGAAGAAGCCCTCATGGTGTTTGGTGGTGAAAACGACGTACTTGCAGCCGGCGTCTTTCGCCAGCTTCGCCCATTCCTTGGCGAAGCCGGGTTTCGGGGCGAACTTCGGCTTGGCCGTCTGCGCGTAGGTGTCGGTATCGACCCCGGCGAGGCTCTGCAGCCACTCAACGCCGCCGCCGTAGGGCTTCCCGTCCCAATTGCCGGCCAAGCCGGAGTAGAGGCCCCAGTGGACGAACATGCCGAAGCGGGCCTCCCGCCACCATTGCATGCGGGCATCGCGCTGCGGTTCGGTTTCGGCGGCTCGGGCGGGCATGGCTTGGAGGGTGGTGAGGGCGGCGGCCAGGGCGAGGGCGGTTTTGCGGATCATGTGAATGGTGGGAATGGTGGGAATGCTTGGGAAATTTGGGGAATGGTGGAGAGGGAGACGTCTGCTGGCGATGGGGAATTTCGACAGAGTGGGGTTGCAAACTGCCAAGTTTCGTTTTGCAGCGGCGGATTTCACAAGTGATCGCAGACAAATCTCCAGCGGCGGGGTGTTGGAAAATGAGTTGTCCTTTCCAATGCCGGTTCATGATTTTCGGCGGGACAGGCTGACTAGGATCTGAAAGGGATTACGCGCAATCTTCCCGACCATGTACCCCCGCTCCGTCTTCCTTGCCCTCGTGCCCGCGTCCTTGGTGGCTGCCGTTCCGGAAGCCCCGCCGGAAAAGGCGTTGAAATACCATGAGGCGCTGCTGAAGCGACCCCACAACACGGCGTTGTTCGACCGCTTTTTTGGCGCGTGGATCGACGAACAGCCGGTCGAGGCACTGGGTGCGTTCTTGACCGACCGGGCGGAGAAAAACGGTGGCCAGGATTGGACGGTGTTGGCGCTCTATCAGTTACGTCGCGGGCAGGAGGATGGCGCGCTGGCGTCCTTGGCGAAGGCGATCGAGGCAGTGCCGGGTGATCCGGCGCTGGCGATGGACCGGGCAAAGCTGCGGCTGCGGAGGATGGAGTTCGCCGCGGCGCGGACGGATCTGGCCGCGGTGGCGGCGGGCAAGGACGACGCCCTGGCGTTGGAGGCGGCGAAGCTGACCGGCAAGTCATGGCTGCGGGAAGGCCGTTCCGAGGAGGCGATCAAGGCGTGGGACGCGGTGCTGGCCAGCCATCCCGGAGATGAGGATTTGCTGGAGGATCTGGTGGAAACGGCGGCCGCGGAGGGAGAGACGGCGCAGGCGTTGACTTATGTCGGCAAGTTGATCGAAGCGAGCAAGGATCCCTATCAGAAGACGCTGCGCGGGCTCCGCCGCGGCGACCTGCTGGCCCAGTCCGGGAAGAACGACGAGGCGGTGGAGGCCTACGCGGCCACGCTCGGCCAGGTCGGCGAGGGTTCCTGGCTGGAGAAGGAAGTACTGGCCCAGATCGAAAAGGTGTTCCGGAAGCAGGATCGGCTCGATGAGCTGGCGGCCCAGCTCGCCAAGCTGGCGGAGGCCAATCCGCGACGGCTGCTCATCCACCGCCAACTGGCGAAGCTGGAGGCGGCGCAGGGCAATGCGGACGCCGCGATCGGGCGTTTCCGCGAGGTGCTGAAGCGTTCGCCGGGCGAGCGCGAGCTGCGGGAGGAATTCGTGCGCCTGTTGGTCGATGGCGAGCGGTTGGACGATGCCGCGGTGGAACTCGAAAAGCTCATCGAAACCGCCCCGACCGAGAGCGCCCTGTATCTCCAGCTCGCCGCGCTGCGCAGCCGCGAGAACAAGACGGACGCGGTGCTGGCGGCGCTCAAGAAGGCCCACGAACTGATGGGCAAGGACGAGGGAGCGGGCATCCGCATTTCCAGCCTGATGTTGCAATACGGGCTCAATGAGCCGGGAGAAGCCCTGCTGAAGCAACTGGTGGCGGCGTCCGGCGCAGGACCGGCCCCGGCGGAGGCGCTGGCGGCCCAATACGGCCGGACCAACCGCAAGGCGGAGGCGGTGGAGCTGCTGAAGAAGGTTGGCGCGGCCGATGACGTGGACGTGG comes from Luteolibacter sp. LG18 and encodes:
- a CDS encoding carbon-nitrogen hydrolase, with product MPRLALLQSKTFPTKEEAYSHHETLIREAAAGGANIVVTQELFLTPYFCTVEDPALFDLADPLPGPLTDRLGALAKELGIVLVSSLFEKRGPGLYHNTAAIHDADGALLGLYRKSHIPQDPAFEEKFYFTPGDSGWPVWDTKFGKLGVLICWDQWYPEAARLMALGGAQLLVYPTAIGWLPEEKPTLGDAQHCAWETVQRGHAVANGCYLAAVNRTGSQDNTEFWGRSFVANPYGEIVAKASTENEEILYHDVDLQQVEDFRRIWPFFRDRRIDAYGDLTKRWRS
- a CDS encoding winged helix-turn-helix domain-containing protein, translated to MSGTKTRLRAGLKEQGKAIAGARKPLALGHPVRWALIREIATHGALPVKELALRLGVDRPALSSHLPQLLECGIVDVFPDPGGDARRRCIGLAATAVCHQNGHGLEVDFGEMVVRFGEKEG
- a CDS encoding LuxR C-terminal-related transcriptional regulator, which encodes MDTSSHPENPDLPLDDGDVRAIVRLLAEVATDQGPVNRKRERLMEGLCRMIEAQAWVWAAAPSQIPGQQPVYLYHQTGGLRPDQLPPYLMAVEHPESGEMTMPFILELEAGGGHLTRHRQQIVSDERFRGSSVGQLWEDAGLGPLILSFRPLERGAMSSVGIYRKLDQPAFTQRESKIAHILLSEVDWLHIEGLPVEESRSLPALSPRCRMVFSHLLHGRSRKQIAADLTLSVHTVNDYIKTLFSHFGVRSTPELLARFRVGDGRDTP
- a CDS encoding alpha-L-fucosidase; protein product: MIRKTALALAAALTTLQAMPARAAETEPQRDARMQWWREARFGMFVHWGLYSGLAGNWDGKPYGGGVEWLQSLAGVDTDTYAQTAKPKFAPKPGFAKEWAKLAKDAGCKYVVFTTKHHEGFFLGDSKLTDYDGKDVTGRDLVKEIVDALHAEGLKVGFYHSIIDWHHPDYDFKAAKGLPYPKQAAAKATGPRDHAKYIQFLHGQVDELMSHYGQVDVLWWDYSSTQFDGDAAWGAADLIKEVRAKQPGIIMNNRLYRRPEAGFSGMGTHNVTDRMDPQYGDFVTPENNIPANGLGSVDWETCMTMNGTWGFSDHDDKWKSTEKLIRNLIDIASKGGNYLLNVGPTGEGTIPAESIERMEAMGTWLKKNGEAIYGTKANPFEKVPFDGRVTKKGSTLYLHVFKRPDTGTIVLPVKAAKATLLDGGKALELKTEGDQTTITLPETLADPIATVIKVD